The genomic region GTCCGTTGTTCAGGTAGAGCAGCGTGTGCTCGTCCTGCCAGACCGGCGAGTCCGTCACCTCACTGGTCACCGCCCGCGGCCGCCCGGTGAAGCGCCCGCGCTGATCCACCGGTACGACGTACAGCAGGCTTTCGACGACGAATGCGAGCCACCGGCCGTCGGGGGAGAAGACCGGACCGTCGTCGCCCCGGGTCGCCAGCGACCGGAACGGCATCGGCTCCACGTACTCGAACGACGTGCTCGCGACGTCGACGTACAGCAACTGGCTGGTGCCCTCCCGGAATCGCTTCGTGAACGGCTTCACCGCCGCGAGCACGATCGTCCGGCCGTCCGGCGACCAGCTCACCCGGCCCGGCTGGAACAACGTCGGCGTCAGCTGACGGACCTGGCCGGAGCCGAGGTCGAGCATCCAGGCGATCCCGTCCTGGTCCTGGTACGCCACCTGCCGGCCGTCCGGTGAGAACCTGGGGGCGGTCTGTGCCCCCGGCAACGACGACACCTTGGTGTCGGTGCCGTTGGCAAGGTCGTGCAGCCACAGATCAGCCGTCCCGTCGCGGTCGCTCGCGTACAGCAGGCTGCGGCCGTCGGGGGAGAAGTCCGGATCGGAGTTGAAGTAGCCGTCGGCAACGATTTTGCGCGGCCGGGCACGGCCGTCGGTCGGCGCGAGCCACAGCGCGTTGAGGGCGCGGAAGCTCAGCCACCGCCCGTCGGGCGAGACAGTCGGGCTCGCGATGCCCTTGACCGGCCGCGAGCGGCTCGACTCGACGTCGGGCACCTTCGGCCGCGGCCGCCGCGACGTCACCGGCACGACCGCGGTGAACGGCACCGGCTCGGACCCACCGCCGACCCGGTGCTTCATCACCCGTCCGTCAGCGGTGTAGAACAGCTCGGTCGCCGACGCCCACGACGGCGGCACCGCGAAGACGTCCTGCCCGCTGGTCACCTTCGCGTCACCGATCACCAGGTCGCACGCCGGTCCGCTCAGCCGGACGTGAGCCAGCTGCCCGGACGGCGAGTACGCCGGCCCGAACACCGTGATCCCGGTCTGCGCCGCCACGACAGTACGCCGTACGCCGGTCGCCAGGTCCAGCTCGACGATCGCCGCGGTGTCCACGGTGAACGCGATCCTGCGGCCGTCGGGGGAGACCACCGGCTCGGCCTCCTCGGCCGGGTCTTCGGTGAGAGCGACGATCGCGCCGGTGCTCAGGTCGAGCCGGTGAATGCCGTAGCTGCCGTTGCCGCCGCGGTCGGACGAGAAGACGATCGACCGGCCGTCCGGCGTGAAGTGCGGCTCGCGGTGGTCGTGGCGGCCGGTCGTCAACTGCCGCAGGCTGCGGCCGTCGGGCTGAATGGTCCAGAGGTGGAAGTTGCCGTCGCGGTAGGACTGGAAGACCAGTCGCCGCCCGTCGGGTGACCAGCGCGGCCGGGTGGCGTCCTGCAGGTCGTCGGTCAGCCGCTGCGCGGACCCACCGGTCGCCGGCGTCACCCAGATCGCGGTCACCAGGTCGAACGCCAGCCGGCGCCCTTCCGGGGAGACCGCGACCATGAAGTTCGTTCCTTCGGTCAACGTCGCGCGCTGACCGGTGCCAGGGGGTGGGCCGGTGGTGGTGTCCGCCGAGGCGGTGGTCGC from Kribbella flavida DSM 17836 harbors:
- a CDS encoding amidohydrolase family protein, giving the protein MNHDDLELPDAWSISRRKALQLTGGLAAAGSVPLATATTASADTTTGPPPGTGQRATLTEGTNFMVAVSPEGRRLAFDLVTAIWVTPATGGSAQRLTDDLQDATRPRWSPDGRRLVFQSYRDGNFHLWTIQPDGRSLRQLTTGRHDHREPHFTPDGRSIVFSSDRGGNGSYGIHRLDLSTGAIVALTEDPAEEAEPVVSPDGRRIAFTVDTAAIVELDLATGVRRTVVAAQTGITVFGPAYSPSGQLAHVRLSGPACDLVIGDAKVTSGQDVFAVPPSWASATELFYTADGRVMKHRVGGGSEPVPFTAVVPVTSRRPRPKVPDVESSRSRPVKGIASPTVSPDGRWLSFRALNALWLAPTDGRARPRKIVADGYFNSDPDFSPDGRSLLYASDRDGTADLWLHDLANGTDTKVSSLPGAQTAPRFSPDGRQVAYQDQDGIAWMLDLGSGQVRQLTPTLFQPGRVSWSPDGRTIVLAAVKPFTKRFREGTSQLLYVDVASTSFEYVEPMPFRSLATRGDDGPVFSPDGRWLAFVVESLLYVVPVDQRGRFTGRPRAVTSEVTDSPVWQDEHTLLYLNNGRLRRTDLHGSRPRTVRLDLDWQRATVNQHVTIHAGALWDGRSTTLRKNVDIVLDDGKIAAVRPHRGRADIDAAALTVMPGLIDAHNHWHLRGRAWGARQGYLWLAYGITSTRSPGDPAYQMLETREALSHGSLTGPRYFATGEAIDGSRVYYNFMRPTLSLRQLGLEIDRVEGLAYDLVKTYVRLPVEYQRRTIAAVHRLGLQLSSHYLYPAEHLGMDGMEHTGATNRLGYSHTVSRLGRAYADVITLFTRAGLSVTPTLFNSTIAHVDDPSLLTDRRTTTLFPAWEYAALQAEVATASGPAGVTTRELLRGNVDMVLRIHRGGGLVIAGTDAPLDNVAISLHANLRSMVAGGFTPYEALTTATRNPARWLNLEDKLGVVQAGAQADLAFVDGDPLADIRHAAAVRQVMVAGRLHTVDALLAPFATTSRTAAGPAPLRRDQTHAHDDEHWWHEPEWLHRVCCEG